A stretch of DNA from Scomber scombrus chromosome 9, fScoSco1.1, whole genome shotgun sequence:
aaatacatataaaatattctGGCAGACAACACAGGACaaatcacacataaacactctGAGGTGGTGAGCTGCGCAGAGAACTTGGTCCTAAAATACAGAATCAAATCAGTAGGATGAAGTGCATTGAAAGGCTTCAGGTGATGTGGTAGATGAAGTTGTACAAATCACATTCTTGTAATACAGAATAATAATAGCCTAATTATTGATAATGAAAGGTGATTAGCAATATCCTATGCAACAAACAATCAGTGCCGGCGCGCACGATGCTTCCGCTTGGATTTATTATGTGATCTCCTCCCATTTTCTTTACGTGCACAGTAATACTTTGTAACGACTTGGgtgcatttttcacatttaactgTGCAGCACCAGTGAAACTTGCAGTTGCAGCTGCTGACAACCTCGATGCGCTTCTCCACCACTCTGAGGCCGCAATCGTAGCACAGCCTGCGGCAGCTCTTTCTCTCCCACTGGGACATATTCTTGTCACCCTTTAGACACTCCCGCCGCTCTGTGCCCTGATACCCCAGGCTCTGGTTCTTTACGCAGTAATCCGGAGAGTCCTCCAGGTAAATGAGCTCGGTCCGGGCGATGTTCCTAAAAGCGTGCGTAATGGCTCCTCGGTTGTCAGCACTGTTCCCAGCCCTCGCCGGCTTCTTGTCCATCTCCAGTTTCTTCGCATGTTCGTGCTTCATCTTCAGGTAGTTACCCACCTCTCTGAAGTCGGCCAGCTGCATCCAGCAGGTTTGGATGCTGCAGCTCCCGGACACCCCGTGACACTTACAGGCTTTTCTCATGGTAGCTTTGATTGCCTGAAAgaagaacgagagagagaatTAGTTGATCAACCCTACACAACTTTATCCGGTTTCTTGAGTTTGAACCCATATGTAGATGCTGAGTTATTCAGGACTTAAACAACGTTTACCCTCAGTTGGTTTATTAATACCTGCTTTGAACATACTTGAAAGGCTTAATACTAGTAAAATCATACCAGTCTGCCTGCCTCGTTGTTATGCAGGTTAACTGCTGCACGAGAGTCATGCCCATCTTCCAGTGCGTCCACAAACTGTTTGGAGATCTTCTCTCCAAACGCCACATTATCACTGCAGCCTCCCCAGATCCATCCTCTGCCACCTGGACAAtaaaaaaagcactttgttaTTACATTGTAAGAGTATCATGACTGTCTCGCGTAATTTAGCCTAATAGTGAATAGAATACGCATGGAAGATAAATGTACCTGTCTGTCCAATTCTGGAGTCATCACAGCCGCAGTTGTCAAAGTCTCCCATGCTGCAGTTCTTGGTGAGCGTGTACATCACTCCAGCGGCGCTGATAGCGTGGACAAAAGATGTCTCCCTTGTGGCTAAAATAAGTAGCAAAGAAAGCAAAACATGATTTTATAGTTTGCCATCATATTTGGTAACATGAATACGCAAAGGTCACACTCAAATACTGTTTGTAAAAGGTGCGTAAACTGCGCGTAATGTAATTGTAGAGGTTTATATGGTGAAAATGTTGAGTTTTATCAATGTGATTTCTGCAAGGATTGTCAGTTTTCCGTTGTGTTCCTTCTCCATTGAGGTCAGAGTGCAGGATCAGCAACAGAGAAGTGTCTTTACTGGTCTGAGGGATTCAGTTATTGCGCAATTGCGCTTCATCACAGTTGACAGTTACCGGACTTGAACCCTTGCTGCTGCATGCCAAGTATTTGTGAACCCTTGCTGCTGCATGCCAAGTATTTGTGGCAAAAGTATAATATAGATACAAGCTTTCTTACCACTTCGAAGGCCTTTGTGTGTGGATAACTGAAGTGTGCTTTCTGGGCAGTTCCATCTGTCCAAAGCGAACTGATGTTTACACTCTTGTATTCCACTCTGTGCGCCCCCTTGAACGCTGCTGGCATAAGTCAGAAAAGCCTTGGGAGAGAAAGCAAGGGTCTTCGTTATGGGTTATCACTTATAATCAAATGCAAGGGGCATGTAATtgttacaaaacaaatgtattagCCAGAGATGCCACATAACATTTTTTACGCGCAATACATGAAGACAAAACTGTATTTACCTTGGGTCCAGTCATGAGGAAATTATTCACCGTCCTATAGAAACAAAACAGGAGAATCATGTTAATCCAAAATCACTTAACAACCAGCAGACACAGATTACGCCgcattgcattttttaaacgaATTCCTCCAAAAGTAAGTGACATACCAAGCCGATGCAGACTGGAAATGACAGCTTATGGATAAAACCATTGCTGTGAGGAGATTTAGTGGTCCCATAACAGCTGAGTTCCAAACGGAGGCCTGTTTGCTTATATCCCAGATGTGAATACCAAGAGAGAAGAAGGCAACTGATGTTGTAGCACAGACTCAACGCAGATGATATTTATATGGTCTAACCCCTTTGATTGACAGATTTGTCCCGCAGGTAGCGTTTCACTGTGAAAACGCATCAACGACGACACTGATCGCCGTGTCCTATAGACAAATAGGAGCCGTCGTTGCATAAGTGCACTTCAAAGAAGTGACGCAGACAGTTAAACAGCCCCCAATTCATTCACCTGTCGTTCCCAGGCTTGAATCCCTATACACTTTTCTGTGAGGCATATCTACAGAATAAGTCAGTGTTTCATTCTTTATTAACACAGGGTCTGCAGTATATTAATAACAGGTTAAAAACATAGTTATGATATAAGCTAAATAAGGTTTAGAATATTATAGGATATATTAATGTtagaaaatatggaaaattgTGCCAGGAGATATTCAGCGTATACAATTTAACACACTATAACCTTCTTGTATGATACAGGAATATAATAGTGATTTACGTGGATTTGTAGAGGGGTTGCCTGCTCCTCTATTCATGTACTTTATTCCATACGTAATTTAATAGTTTTGTCATTAGTAATACATTTCAGTTACAGCAATACAGTAGTGGATATCGTCTTGTAGCGTAGTGTGTACTTGGAAACGTTTGGGAAATGGCACTAGCGCCTCACAGTGACTACAAAGCCATAAAGTCTTTTAGAAGCTGACGGTATATAGTCATGTAAATACTGCCTCACACATTGGCGACATTGGCATCGTCCTGATAATAGGATAATAGATGTTTCCCTGGGAAACAACTTGGTGTGAAAACAGTCTGGAATTTACAAGAGTATACATACATGAgagctttaatgtttaaagctttaaaatattAGTTGGGATTATTGCCACACATTTTAGATGGGCATACACCTCAccaaacttaaaaaatattgatcCTGGTTATTGGTTTTAGAAATCTGGGATTATTCTGTATGCTACATTGCCcattcacatttatttctatTGATTATCGTCCTTGATTTAGTCTAAATAATCACTTCCATCAACAGTCATCATGGCAGTTTCTGTCATTTCATACTCCCAGTGTGATTTGATGCGAGAGAATTCCCAAATTAATGATTAAcgttacagtttttaaatgaaattgctTACACTTGTCAAATCCCCAATAAGCCACTCAAAATcccttaaaacaacaattcacTCAGCTCGGCGGACAATGGGCGGAGGCCTGGCTGAGGTCCTCCACACAATAGTGGAGAGGTGTAGGTGAGGATAATCCCTACTAATTAGATATCGCCCACATTCATCCTGCAATATGACTGA
This window harbors:
- the LOC133985898 gene encoding protein Wnt-8a-like, with the translated sequence MGPLNLLTAMVLSISCHFQSASAWTVNNFLMTGPKAFLTYASSVQGGAQSGIQECKHQFALDRWNCPESTLQLSTHKGLRSATRETSFVHAISAAGVMYTLTKNCSMGDFDNCGCDDSRIGQTGGRGWIWGGCSDNVAFGEKISKQFVDALEDGHDSRAAVNLHNNEAGRLAIKATMRKACKCHGVSGSCSIQTCWMQLADFREVGNYLKMKHEHAKKLEMDKKPARAGNSADNRGAITHAFRNIARTELIYLEDSPDYCVKNQSLGYQGTERRECLKGDKNMSQWERKSCRRLCYDCGLRVVEKRIEVVSSCNCKFHWCCTVKCEKCTQVVTKYYCARKENGRRSHNKSKRKHRARRH